GGGAAAAAATAAGCAATCTTCTTGAACCATTAATTAAAAGGATAATCCAATTTAAATATGGTGTCATTGCTGAAACTCGTTCAGTTACTCTAGACGGAACTACTATTTTTTCACGACCCCGACCAGGTTCATCCAGAATGTATCCTGAAACGGATATAATGCCAATTCCTGTTGATAGTAACTTACTTGATAGTTTGAAAGATAAAATACCTTTGCCGTGGAATGAACTAATCAAAGGAATTATGAAAAAGTATGGATTGAATATGAAATTATCTGAACAAATCTTTGATTCTGATTATTATAATTTATTTGAAAAACTCTTGATAACCAATCCCACTATTTCGCCCACCTTTGTTGCATCAAAACTTACTGAAGATATTGTTAGTCTCTCCAGAAATAATCTTGATAAGGACCTCTTAACAGATGAAATGATTCTAGACATTTTCAATAGGCTTGATAAGGGATTTATTGCAAAAGAGTCTATAATATTAATTTTTGAAAAATTAATGAAAAAGGATTACATCTCGGTAGAGGAAGCAATAAATTCTCTCAACCTAACTAAATTGGATGATGCAGACTTATTTTCTACATTGGATAAATTATTTGATGATAATTTGAGCGTTATAAGAGAAAAGGGGCCCAATTCCATGGGTGTGTTGATGGGGAAAAGTATGGCGGTTCTGCGAGGTAAGGTAGACGGTAGCAAGATTAATGACTATTTGAAGCATAAGTTAGAAACATTTCTTAACGAAGGATCTTCATCTCCTTCATCTTCTTAGCATGACTCGCGTACCTAAATCAATCAAGAATCACTATGTTGATTCCTTTCTCATAAATTCCGAGAACTTGAAGTCATTCCTCTCGTCTCACGAGATTTCAAACACAGAACTGGAGGATGTGTCATTTACAATTTCCAAACTATATAATCAAAAGATGGAGGCTATTTTAGAATCGTGTGGCAATGATTGGGCTAGGCTAGATTCTGCTTCTTCTCCTTTAATTTTATTCGTTCAATGCATTGATGAATTACTCAGTGAAGATCACTCGAATATTTCATCACGATGTAGGTTTATTCTAAATTCATTCTCAAAAACGTTAGAATCTTGGATGATTTGGTAGTTTATGATTTGTTGTGTTGTATTGATTTAATGTATTTACTCTTGTATTTCTGACTGAATAAATTTATATAATTTTATTGCTGATTCTAAAAAAAATATTTAGTGTGCGTGAGGTGGTGGTGCACTACCTTTTGATAATTCTTCGTTAAATGTTCCTGATGCTTTTTCGTGGAATTCCAATGCGGCTTGATCTACCTTAATTGCTTGAGGTGGACATACCGACACACATGCCATACACCAAATGCAATCGTGTTCTCTGATTGGATCTGCTTTATCTGTGTAGTCTTTTCTTTCTTCTTTAACTGAAGAACCAGTGCCTTCAAATACTTCATTTACTGCCTCTTTAGCTGATACGTCATGTTCAGTTCTGTACCATTGAAAAACTTGTACAGGACATGCTTCAATACATGCTCCATCCGCTACACACGAGTCCCAGTCGACTGCTACCATAGTTCCACTTACACCTAAAGGCCCTATCTCTTCTCCTTTTGCTTGAAATGCTTCTTTAACTTCTGGATTTTCTGCTGCCTCTTTTAGTGAACCTGGACCCCATAAATAGTGAAAATGTTCATCGTCTGACGTTTTTATCTTTCCAATTACTTGATGATTTGCTGGAAAATCTGGATCGATTGGCATATTTTTTTGCAGTGATATCTGATCCTTCTATAATATATAAATCATGTGTAGTAATATCTATTAGAAGCTAGATATTTCGAGAAATTTTGCATAAATCTTTGATCCGATTTATTCTTTCTTATTCACCAATTGAATATATTGGTACGCAGAGGTTTCATTATCAAAAGCATAATGTACCTTTTGAAAATTCTTTTTAAACTCTGTTACATTTTGCAAAACTTTAGGAATATCTTGCTTGTCTATTACAACTTTCTTAATAAAGGTTGCTATTTCTTGCATTTCGTCTTCCTTCATTCCTAGTCTGGTTACTTCGGGAACTCCTATTCTAACGCCACTGGGATGAAAATAATTTCTTCCCTCTTTTATGTCTCCAGGAAGCAATTGTCTGTTTAAGATTATATTACATTTTTCCAGATCCTTTTCTATAGTTCCGCCATCACCATAGTTTGAGACATCGACAGCAAGCTGATGTGATTCGGTATAACCTCGCTTTTCCCCTAAAACATTGAATCCATGATTTGCAAGGGAGTAGGCAAGCATTTTTGCATTCTTGATGACTTGTTTAGCATATTCTTCTCCAAATTCTAGTGATTCAGCTAATGCTACTGCTTTGCCCGCAACATGATGTAAGTGATGACTACTTGTATTTCCAGGAAAAATAGCCTTCTTTATAGGATCCGAATACTTTTCAACCGATACTATGATGCCCCCTTGGGGTCCCCATAGTGTCTTGTGCGAACTCATAGTCATTGAATCAACGCCTTCTCGTAAAGGGTCTTGAAATTGTCCCCCCGCGATTAGACCTGCTACGTGGGCTCCATCGTAATTTATATACACATTACGTTCATGCAAGAATTCTGATAATTCCTTCACAGGATGGGGGAACAAAAAAAGACTCCCACCAAACATCGCTATTTTCGGTCCTTTTCCTTCGGAAATCATTGTATCTATTTTTTTCTTGGTCAGCTCAACATCGATGGTCATGTTTTCTTTTGAAAATGGAAAGTGTTCTATTGTTAATCCATGAACCAAGCCAGCCGTTCCTGAGTGTTCCTTTTTTCCATGTGAAATATGTCCACCAGTGGGAATCGACGATGCTATCATAGTGTCTCCAGGATTTGAAAATGCAGAATATATTGCCAAATTTGCGACAACCCCAGATGTTGCTCTACAATCTGCAAATTCAGCTTTAAATACCGATCTTGCTAAATCATTGCAAATATTTTCAACTTTGTCTATAAAAGTGCAGCCTGCATATACCCTTTCTCCAGGCCACCCCTCAGCATATCTATTTCCAAAATCAGACGCTACAGCTTCCCTGACTGCTGGACTGGGGATGTTTTCACTTGCTATGAGGGGAATGGAGTTATTGAACCAGTCGTGATGTTCTTTAATTAATTTTAGAATGTTATCCTGAATTTCTTTTGCATTCAATATCATTTTTTGCAATAATTACTTATATAAAATATCGTAATCTGGCAAAATAGTACTATTTTAGTGATGATTTTTTGGTCATTTATAACAATAATTTTATACTACATGTATTTTATCTACTCATGCAGAAGGTTAAACAGATGGAAGGATATTGTGTTAAATGCAAAGCAAAAAGAGAAATGAAAGATGAAAAAGAGGTAACCATGAAAAATGGAAGACCTGCTACTCAAGGTATATGTACAGTGTGTAATACGAAAATGTTCAAGATAGGAGGAAGTAAAAAATCAAAATAAATAAAAAAAATTTCAATAATCTAGTAGTCGATTCACATCGATATTTCCTATATTTACCTTTTTGATATGATTTGTTGATATTGTTTGTTATCCATAAATTGATTGATTTCAACTTGTTTGAGAATAGATTGTCAATTTGTTTTAAATTGGAATTAAATGCAGTTGAAAACAAAATTCTTTGGTAATTAGCTGTTTTTCATTGGTATTTCTCAAAAATCTACTTAATATTTTTATAGGTGACATTATTTTATGATATTACAGTAATGATGACAACCTTCTAGCTCTGAACTGTTGTATTTTAATTAATGGCTATTTATATAGGAATTTATGGATGGATTGGACAGGGAATTTGAAAGACCCGATTGGGACGTTTACTTTATGATACAAGCTTTTTTGGCAAAGCTACGATCCAACTGTCTCACCAGGCAAATCGGAGCTGTAATAGTTAAAGATAATAGACAAATATCAACTGGTTACAACGGTACTCCATCTGGATTTCAAAATTGCTTTGAAGGTGGATGCAGAAGATGTACAGATAGGATTAAAGGTATTGTTAAATCGGGTGAATCTTTAGAGAGATGTATTTGCGTTCATGCTGAGGCCAACGCAATAATGCAATGTGTTATGTTTGGAAATGCTGGCAGTACCAAAAATGCTACTTTATACTCTACTCTTGCTCCATGCATAGAATGTAGTAAGATGGCGATTACGGTAGGGATCAATAGAGTGGTTATTTTGTCTAAATATGACGAGGACGGAACCGAGATCCTAAGGCATGGAAATGTACAAATACTGGAAATGAACCCAGCTAAATTGCAACTTTGGATCTCAAAGCTATTTGGATGATGCTCCTCAAGAGTACAATTTCTGTCTAGTTGATCTTATCTATCCTGAGTATCTAAATAATTAACTACAAAGTTTACTAACTAAAATAAAACAAAAAACTAAAAACAAAAAAAAGATTATGGAACTGATCTGCTGTAGAGTTTTCCTTCTAATGCTAGTTTGTACATTTCTGCTACATAGGGGTTCCTTGCAGGAGTTTCGGCGCCAAGTTCCACCAAACGTGCGTATACTCTAACTACATAGGCCAAAGCACCCATGAAAGCTACTACTACACCCATGTTAAACATCCAGTGGTTAGGTACTGAAAATATTTCTTCAACAAACCAAAAGTGCCACATTTCATTGATACCAATGGTGAACATGGTAGCTAAATAACCGATAATGGTTATCTTTAGACCCGTATTCATTGAATTGTTTGGCCCTCTTAAAGCTGGTACTCTCCTGTCATACATTGCAACAAATCCCCAACCTAGTGGGAGTGCAATAAAGTGACTGTATAACCACCAATGAGCTGGTGTAAATGCACTGTCTCTGATGGCTGTTTGATGCAATGATCCGTCAACAAAGTTGTCTACTTCTACTGATGCAGCAATAGACCCTAGCATAATGACCATTAAATAGATCTTTTTTAGCCTCTGGATTTCTACTTCCTTTGGAATTAATGCAGGCATTTGTGCCATTTTACTATCATTATGTCTTCGTCGATTAAATATATAAGATGTGAACTAAAATATTTATAAATAATACTAGATATTGATGTAATATTGTATAATTATTAGACTATTAGTTAATTAATTAACTAAAATTCTTTTGTTTTATCATAATTGCCAAGCTTATCTTCAATGATTATCATTGGTGATAAAATAATCTAAACTATAAATAATTAATGGCTTTAAAAATACTTGGTGAGACCATTCATCTTCTTTGATCTTGGGCAAACTCTCATTGATGAATGGAGCTACGTTACTTATTTTGATAAACTATTATTCCAGACACTTAATGACTATGGGGCTAGGATAGATCAAAGAAACTATTATGCGTTGAGAAATGATTTAGTTCGAAACAGAAAATTTGGTTCATCAGGATTTCTTGAAATTATTTCTCTAATGGTACGTCTTATTCTTCCTAGGGGGTATGATTCTGTAATTTTCGATGATTTGAAGACAGATTTATTAGAAAATAAAAGAAAACTAGTCAAACTATTTAGTCAGGCTAACTACCTCATCCCATTATTATCCAAGAAATATTCATTAGGTATTATCAGCAACAATTCATCCGGCTCAGCCAATTTGTTGGTTCTAAATGGTCTAGATAAACATTTTAAAATAGTGTGTTTGGCAGAAGACATTGGATCTAGAAAGCCCAATCATGAAATATTTCATAAGGCGTTACTTGATTCTAATTCAAGTATCGACAATTGCATCATGGTTGGAGATAGATTGGATATCGATATTTTACCTGCCAATGAGCTGGGAATGAAGACCATAAGAACTTTGGACTCTTTATACAAAATTCAAGAGCCTGTAAACAAAAAGGAGACACCACTTTTCACTATATCTTCTCTATCTGAATTACCAAAAGTTTTGTCCCGTATTTCTTCTTAGTTTCTTTGTATTTCTTTGGATATTTTTCTCCATTGTTCATCTAAATCACTCCCCTGAGTATCTCGTTTACTAAAAAGAGAATGAATTGAAATCTTTTCATTTGATTCTGCAATTGGAATAATATGAATATGGAAATGAGGAATTTCTTGTCCGGCATCTCTTCCATTATGTATACCTATTAGTGAAGAACTACAGTTCATTGATTTTTCTATTTTTTCGGTCAATAAATGTAATGCATCAAAAATGTCCCTGTTTTCTATCAAGCTCAAATCTTGAATTTTGGGTTTATGTGATTTGGAAATAATAAGTGAATGTCCATCCTTGAGGGGAAATGCGTCTAAAATTGCTATTGAATGTTCAGTTTCATATATCTTTCTAGCTTTAATATTTCCATTAACTATTTCACAAAACACGCACTTGTTTATCGAATTCATAGTAATATTTTGTGCAACTGTTCAATAAATGATTATTATTCCTATATCACTCTAATTAATCAAGATTAATAAAATTGGATGAAAAAAAGTAACCTATGGGAAAAACTATAGTTCATGAAAGACCATTGACTACAATTGTGATGAATGAAAATATTGCAAAAGTACTAAGCGATCCCCACAGACTAAAGATTTTAGATTTTCTTTATCATAAGAATCTCTCGACCAAGGATTTATTTGATTTATTAAAAAAAGCAAAATTTAACATCGCCATGACTACTCTGAGACATCACATAACCATATTGAAAAAAAATGATTTGATAAGTGTTTATAAAACAGAAGAGGTTAAGGGAACCTTAGTAAAATATTATAAAGCTAATGTAAAGATGCTGGCTTATGAAAACTATCCATTTGTTTCGATCGTGAGAGATAACAGGGAAATTATTGATATGCTATATCCAAAATTCTATAAAGCCATCAAGAAAATCATGATAACTGAAAAAAATTTAATGGCTGCCATTTCATCCGAATCAAAATCAAGATGCCGAATTTGTAAGACTTTTCATTATGCCGAATTTTTGATTTTCATGATTCTGAATATGATCATAACGAAAGTTTTACGAAAGTTATTGAAAACTAGGACTAGGACCAATGTTCAGATGTAATTGATTTTTATTCACAAAAAATGGTATGTGTACTTTTGATGTTCTTAGCATCAGTTCATCCTGATATATTTTATTATTACATCTTTAATCCAAGTAAAAAAAACATGGTTGAAATAATTTACAATGTATATCTAGAATGGGGCTAAATATGACTTTATTATTGTGATTGTCTACCAAAATACAAATAATTAACTGATTCTAGTTGTTAACCCTTTTTGAATATTAACTATAAGAAAATGAGTTCAATCTGTTGCAGCAGCCGCAGCAGCATCAAATCAGTTCCTGAACACTAATAGATATATTTTAAAATACCGACAAGCTCATATTTTATTTGTGTCATCTTTGCCTGTACCTTTGCCTTTGCTTCAAGTCAAAAATATAAACAAAACTTTTCCAATTCATAGGAATATTTTCCACCTTTTATCTTCATCAAATCCAGCCAGAAAGGCAATTGATAATGTATCTTTTGATTTGGGACAGGGGGAAGTATTGGTTATAGCCGGCGAATCCGGTTCTGGAAAAACTACACTTGCTAAACTTATAATGGGTGCTTTAATCCCTGACGATGGTACTATATCCTTTGAAGGGAATTACATACACTCTCTAAAAAAAAGGAAGGCACTTTATTCGATGATCCAGATGATCCATCAGGATCCATATAGTTCCCTAAATCCCAACATCAAAATAAAAGACATAGTCATGGAGCCGCTAAAAATTCATGAGAACAATTTGAGTCGCAACGAAAAAGATGAGAAAGTGCGTCTTGCGCTACGTAGAACAAGACTTGAACCAGTTGAAGAAATTTTAGAGAAATATCCAACCATGCTTTCAGGTGGTCAAAGGCAACGTGTTTCAATTGCAAGATCTATTGTAAAAATCCCAAAATTAATAATAGCAGATGAACCTGTTTCGATGTTAGACATTTCTGTTAGAGCTGAAATCTTATCATTATTAAATGAGCTAAGGAAGACTCTGAATATTTCCATTATCTATATCACACATGATTTGGCAACCTCACGATTTATCGGTGATAAGATTGGGATTATGTTTGCTGGAAGCATCATCGAATATGGGGAAATTGATGAAGTATTACATAATCCGCTTCATCCGTATACTTGGATGTTGCTGGATGCGGTTACTTTTTCAACCAATGAATCTAAATTCTATAAGAGCTTCGATGGAATAAATTTATCTGAATTACCGTTAAAAGGATGTAAATTTTATAATAGGTGTAAGTTATCTTTTACGGATTGTACTAATGATTTAGAACAATTTGATATTAGTAAGCGACACTCTGTTTCTTGTTTTTATTATAGAAACCAGAACATAAATCGTAATCGTAATATCGATTAGGATTCAATTTATTCTTCGTTTAATTAATTTATGTGTCATTCTACTTCTAATTTGACTTTGCTTGGATGATTGTACTTTACCACTTGAGATATTCCATTCTTTGGATAAACCCCAAATATTAAATCTGATTTTGCTACTGTGGAATCTTTGAGTGTTACCATTATAATTTGATTATTGACAGATCTAAGCAGTAGTATTTTTGATAGCCTTTCAGTGTTTTGAGCATCAAGATGGGCGTCTACCTCGTCCATTAAATAAAATGGAGACGGTTTTAGCGATTGTAATGCCAGGAGGAATACTATTGCAGCCATTGTTTTTTCACCTCCGGACAAGGATGTGGATTCCCTAGCAGGTTTATTAGGAAACTGTACCATTAATAAGATCCCGCCAGAAAAAATGTTATCAGGATCCTCCAATTCCAAATAGGCATTACCTCCAGTAATATCGGAGAATGTTCTTCTAATATCATCATCAACCTTCTTAAAAGCATCAGTAAATAGATTTTCTTTTTCTTTACCTATTTCTTCAATGAAATTCACAATTGAATTTCTTTCTTCTTCAAGATGGTTTCTTTTATCTGATAAACCTCTGTATCCTTCTATTATTTCTAAATAAGTTTCATCTGCTCTAAAATTTACTTTATCTCTTACATTTTCGTACTCTTCTTTTAGTTCGCGATATAAGTTATCTACATCAAAACTCTCCAATAAGGTTTTGTGACCTAATCTCGCAAGATCGTTAGTTTGATTCATTTTTTGATACTCCAGATCCAGAATATCTTTTCTCAAAAATCCAATATCTTTTTCTAATTGATTTGATTCTTTGTCAAGCTTTTTTTCGAGTTCGGTTAACTTCTTGATCTCAGTTTCATACTCTTGTAATCTTGAGTAAGTGGTACTCGTTGCTTGAATTATTTCATCTTCCTTTTCCCTCAGAGTTCTTAATTCTGATTCTACATCTTTGCCATCTGATAAGGCTTTTTCTAGAATCCTATTTCTCTCGATCTTATCTATCTTGATTTGATCCTCTTCTTGTATGGATTTATTATGTGCTCGAGTAGTATTTTCTATATTATTCTTTACCATCGAATGTGTTAATTTCAATTGATTTAGTCGGGTGTTTATGATATCTAGTTCACCAACAATTTTGCGTTCATCTCCTTCAATTTTCATTATCCTTTGCATGTCAATTCTTTCATCCGTATTTTTCATTTCATTATTCATTCTGATATTGGTATTAGTAATAATTTTGAACCTCCTTTTAGAGTAGTTAAAATTGCTAAAAAGATCGTCCAAATGTGTACTATGTTCCTTGTTTATAGCATATAGTATATTCATATTTTTAATATTTGCAGATAAAAGATTTTCTAACTCATCAATGTTTTTTACGATATTGGACTTTTCTAGAGCAAATGTATCCAGTTTTTCTCTCAAAGATGTCCTCTCCTTATTTATCATATCAAGTTCCGTAATTCTTATCCTTGTCAATTCTTGTAATTTTTCTATATTGGTTCTTAAATTTTCAATAGAGTCAGAAAGAAGTAAATCCTTGGTAACATCTGCAATTTTAGATCCATAATCAAATTGCATTAACGACAAGTTAGGAAAAAAAATTTCTCCACTCGTTGATACAGCTTTGAAACCATTATTGGATAATAAATATGCTGTCAACGGATTCTTCGTAAGAATCGTGTTTCCAAATAAAAATTCAGGTAAGTGTTTTACTTTGCTTGAGACAAAATCTGAGAGAACTCCCAAAATAGATGGATTGTCTTCAATGTCTTTTATCTTTTCCCCACTAAGTAATTCTAATGGAATTATCTTAAGAAAATGTATACCCTTATTTTTTGAGAATTCTGCAAGTGTAATCATACTTTTGATGTCTTTTACAATTACCGCTTTCATCCATTCATTTCCGGATGCTACTACAGCTTTTTGATATTTCTCATTCCATGTTATTAAATTAAATACGTATCCTATTACATCTAAATTCTTAAAGTCTTTTAATAAGGTCGCAATTGAATAGTCCTCAGTTAAACTATTCTTTGCAAGGTTTATTTTCTCTTCATATTTGACGATCACTTTTTCTGCATTTTCTATTACTCTTTTTGAGATATTAGTTTCGGTAGTGTCCTTGAAAAATTTATTATCAATTGTTTCTTTCTCGGCTTCCATCTTACTTATTTCAGTATCGATCTCATTAATCTTTGATCTTGAACTGATAATAACACTTTGAATTTCCTGATTCTTTGCAAGGAACTTGTGGATTTGTGAGTCATTTTCTTTTATCTTTTCGGAATAATTTTTGATATTTTCTTCAAATCTGGCTATGGCTATTTCAATTTTTCCTTTTATGGGAATTAATTTATTTATTCTATCTGTCAAGAAATTCTTGTACGTTATCTCGCCTGAATTTATCTTGTTAATTTCATCTATTTCTTTTGTTATCTCAGATTTCTTGTTTCTCAACTCATTTTGGTTTTCCTCATCTATCTTGATCTTTGATTCAATATCTATTAATTGATTGTTTAATTCAATCTCTTTTTCTCTAAAAGTTTTTTGCTCGATCTCGTTGGTTTTCTCCTTTTGATGTAATTGGTCAAAATAGTGTTCTGCCTCTTTTATTGTAGCTCTATTTCTTTCGTATTCATAAGCTACCGTTGATAGTCTTTTCTCATTTTTTGTTCTCTCACTGCTTGCAGAATTGGCCTGAACCAAAAATAGCTTTTTCTCTTGGCTGATGTTTTCGATTTGAGTGGTTATATCTTCTAGTTTTTTTGAAACCTCTTGACTTTTAATTTCCTTAGTTTTTTGCTCTTCATTGAATTCTGATATTTTTCTAGTTAGATTGTTTATACTTCCGGACAGTTTTATGGCTTTTAGCCGGTTAATTTCTGATTCTATTTGCATATATCTATGTTGATCATTTCTCTCTTCTTCTAACTCATCAATCCTGTTCCTTACTTCGTCCATTTTAGCCAATGCTATTTCAAGCCTTCTGTCTGATTCCTCTAGCTGTTTATAGGCCTGATCTTTTTTTTCATCAAAATAAGAGAGTCCTACTATATCTTCAATTATTTTTCTCCTTTCTTCTGAATTCAGTTCTGATATTCTAGTAATCATCCCCTGCTGGACTATATTCAATTTATTAGGAGATGCGACCACTATCTCCAATAGTTCCAAGATGTTATTTCTCGATACTCTCTTTTTATTCAAATAGTATTGACTTTCTCCAGTGTTGGCTCCGGACATTTCTCTTGTTATGGTAACAAGATTGTCATCAATGGGAATTCCTCTATCTTCATTATCAAAAGTTACACTGACCTTAACTATTTTATGAGCATTATTTGAACTACTATCATGAA
This Candidatus Nitrosocosmicus oleophilus DNA region includes the following protein-coding sequences:
- a CDS encoding methane monooxygenase/ammonia monooxygenase subunit C is translated as MAQMPALIPKEVEIQRLKKIYLMVIMLGSIAASVEVDNFVDGSLHQTAIRDSAFTPAHWWLYSHFIALPLGWGFVAMYDRRVPALRGPNNSMNTGLKITIIGYLATMFTIGINEMWHFWFVEEIFSVPNHWMFNMGVVVAFMGALAYVVRVYARLVELGAETPARNPYVAEMYKLALEGKLYSRSVP
- a CDS encoding HAD family hydrolase, whose amino-acid sequence is MRPFIFFDLGQTLIDEWSYVTYFDKLLFQTLNDYGARIDQRNYYALRNDLVRNRKFGSSGFLEIISLMVRLILPRGYDSVIFDDLKTDLLENKRKLVKLFSQANYLIPLLSKKYSLGIISNNSSGSANLLVLNGLDKHFKIVCLAEDIGSRKPNHEIFHKALLDSNSSIDNCIMVGDRLDIDILPANELGMKTIRTLDSLYKIQEPVNKKETPLFTISSLSELPKVLSRISS
- the glyA gene encoding serine hydroxymethyltransferase; this encodes MILNAKEIQDNILKLIKEHHDWFNNSIPLIASENIPSPAVREAVASDFGNRYAEGWPGERVYAGCTFIDKVENICNDLARSVFKAEFADCRATSGVVANLAIYSAFSNPGDTMIASSIPTGGHISHGKKEHSGTAGLVHGLTIEHFPFSKENMTIDVELTKKKIDTMISEGKGPKIAMFGGSLFLFPHPVKELSEFLHERNVYINYDGAHVAGLIAGGQFQDPLREGVDSMTMSSHKTLWGPQGGIIVSVEKYSDPIKKAIFPGNTSSHHLHHVAGKAVALAESLEFGEEYAKQVIKNAKMLAYSLANHGFNVLGEKRGYTESHQLAVDVSNYGDGGTIEKDLEKCNIILNRQLLPGDIKEGRNYFHPSGVRIGVPEVTRLGMKEDEMQEIATFIKKVVIDKQDIPKVLQNVTEFKKNFQKVHYAFDNETSAYQYIQLVNKKE
- a CDS encoding ArsR/SmtB family transcription factor — translated: MGKTIVHERPLTTIVMNENIAKVLSDPHRLKILDFLYHKNLSTKDLFDLLKKAKFNIAMTTLRHHITILKKNDLISVYKTEEVKGTLVKYYKANVKMLAYENYPFVSIVRDNREIIDMLYPKFYKAIKKIMITEKNLMAAISSESKSRCRICKTFHYAEFLIFMILNMIITKVLRKLLKTRTRTNVQM
- a CDS encoding DUF5679 domain-containing protein, translated to MEGYCVKCKAKREMKDEKEVTMKNGRPATQGICTVCNTKMFKIGGSKKSK
- a CDS encoding 4Fe-4S dicluster domain-containing protein; translated protein: MPIDPDFPANHQVIGKIKTSDDEHFHYLWGPGSLKEAAENPEVKEAFQAKGEEIGPLGVSGTMVAVDWDSCVADGACIEACPVQVFQWYRTEHDVSAKEAVNEVFEGTGSSVKEERKDYTDKADPIREHDCIWCMACVSVCPPQAIKVDQAALEFHEKASGTFNEELSKGSAPPPHAH
- a CDS encoding HIT family protein, with translation MNSINKCVFCEIVNGNIKARKIYETEHSIAILDAFPLKDGHSLIISKSHKPKIQDLSLIENRDIFDALHLLTEKIEKSMNCSSSLIGIHNGRDAGQEIPHFHIHIIPIAESNEKISIHSLFSKRDTQGSDLDEQWRKISKEIQRN
- a CDS encoding ABC transporter ATP-binding protein, yielding MPLLQVKNINKTFPIHRNIFHLLSSSNPARKAIDNVSFDLGQGEVLVIAGESGSGKTTLAKLIMGALIPDDGTISFEGNYIHSLKKRKALYSMIQMIHQDPYSSLNPNIKIKDIVMEPLKIHENNLSRNEKDEKVRLALRRTRLEPVEEILEKYPTMLSGGQRQRVSIARSIVKIPKLIIADEPVSMLDISVRAEILSLLNELRKTLNISIIYITHDLATSRFIGDKIGIMFAGSIIEYGEIDEVLHNPLHPYTWMLLDAVTFSTNESKFYKSFDGINLSELPLKGCKFYNRCKLSFTDCTNDLEQFDISKRHSVSCFYYRNQNINRNRNID
- a CDS encoding chromosome segregation SMC family protein; amino-acid sequence: MVYIKKLDVFGFKSFGSKNISLNFQKGLIAVTGPNGSGKSNILDAIIFALGENSPKALRVDKFHSLFHDSSSNNAHKIVKVSVTFDNEDRGIPIDDNLVTITREMSGANTGESQYYLNKKRVSRNNILELLEIVVASPNKLNIVQQGMITRISELNSEERRKIIEDIVGLSYFDEKKDQAYKQLEESDRRLEIALAKMDEVRNRIDELEEERNDQHRYMQIESEINRLKAIKLSGSINNLTRKISEFNEEQKTKEIKSQEVSKKLEDITTQIENISQEKKLFLVQANSASSERTKNEKRLSTVAYEYERNRATIKEAEHYFDQLHQKEKTNEIEQKTFREKEIELNNQLIDIESKIKIDEENQNELRNKKSEITKEIDEINKINSGEITYKNFLTDRINKLIPIKGKIEIAIARFEENIKNYSEKIKENDSQIHKFLAKNQEIQSVIISSRSKINEIDTEISKMEAEKETIDNKFFKDTTETNISKRVIENAEKVIVKYEEKINLAKNSLTEDYSIATLLKDFKNLDVIGYVFNLITWNEKYQKAVVASGNEWMKAVIVKDIKSMITLAEFSKNKGIHFLKIIPLELLSGEKIKDIEDNPSILGVLSDFVSSKVKHLPEFLFGNTILTKNPLTAYLLSNNGFKAVSTSGEIFFPNLSLMQFDYGSKIADVTKDLLLSDSIENLRTNIEKLQELTRIRITELDMINKERTSLREKLDTFALEKSNIVKNIDELENLLSANIKNMNILYAINKEHSTHLDDLFSNFNYSKRRFKIITNTNIRMNNEMKNTDERIDMQRIMKIEGDERKIVGELDIINTRLNQLKLTHSMVKNNIENTTRAHNKSIQEEDQIKIDKIERNRILEKALSDGKDVESELRTLREKEDEIIQATSTTYSRLQEYETEIKKLTELEKKLDKESNQLEKDIGFLRKDILDLEYQKMNQTNDLARLGHKTLLESFDVDNLYRELKEEYENVRDKVNFRADETYLEIIEGYRGLSDKRNHLEEERNSIVNFIEEIGKEKENLFTDAFKKVDDDIRRTFSDITGGNAYLELEDPDNIFSGGILLMVQFPNKPARESTSLSGGEKTMAAIVFLLALQSLKPSPFYLMDEVDAHLDAQNTERLSKILLLRSVNNQIIMVTLKDSTVAKSDLIFGVYPKNGISQVVKYNHPSKVKLEVE
- a CDS encoding deoxycytidylate deaminase — translated: MDGLDREFERPDWDVYFMIQAFLAKLRSNCLTRQIGAVIVKDNRQISTGYNGTPSGFQNCFEGGCRRCTDRIKGIVKSGESLERCICVHAEANAIMQCVMFGNAGSTKNATLYSTLAPCIECSKMAITVGINRVVILSKYDEDGTEILRHGNVQILEMNPAKLQLWISKLFG